The genomic segment TCGCGTCCGTGACTGCGCTGTTCGTCGCGTTCAACCCGACGGCGCTCCCCGGCGGCGGCGAGTACGACCGGACAACCGTCACCATCGCCTCCGAGGGCGAGGTAGTGACCGAAGTCGAGGTGCGCGTCGCCGACACGTACGAGAAGCGGTACACCGGTCTCAGCGACACCGAGTCGCTCGGACCGAACGAGGGGATGCTGTTCGTCCACGACGACGAGAGCCAGTACGCCTACGTCATGCGCGACATGGACTTCCCCCTCGACATCCTGTTCGTCGCCGAGAACGGCACCGTCACGCGGATTCACCACGCCGAACTCGAACCGAACGCCTCCGAGGGCGGACTGACGCGCTACCGCGGCGTCGGCAAGTACGTGCTCGAAGTCCCCTACGGCTACACGAACGAGACGGGCGTCGAGGAGGGCGACACCGTCCGTATCGGCGACTACTGAAGCGAAACGACGAGGTACGAGGAGACGCGAGTGAACGTATGAGCGACGACGCGGACACCGCCGCACTCGCCGAACTCGACGGGTGGCGGACCGAGGGCTTCGCCGCCCGCGTCCACTACCGCGGCGCCGACGACCGGTACAGCATCGAGTACTACGCCCCCTCGGAGTGCGTCCTCTACTGGAAGGTGAAAGGCGACGGCGAGACTGCGGTCCCCGTCGGGCGCGACACGGTGCCGGGCCCCCTTCGGACGCGCATCCGCGAGGACCTCTCGGAGGCGGGCATCGACCCCGACGTGGAGTCGCGACATCTCTGAATCGAGTCGGCCTCGGAACGGCGCTCTCGGGAGCCGGGGTATTTCGATTCGTAACGAACGCTTTTGTGTGACCGACGCTTGGAAGACGTGTAATGGTCGCTCCCGAAGACGAAGACGACCCCTTCGAGGACCAACGGGAGAACGTCGAGAACCCGATGCGGCGACTGTTCGCCGAGTACGGCCGCGACAACGCCTCCGCGTTCGTCGTCGGCCTCCTCTCCAGCGTCGTCGCCCGTCTCCTCGACCTGATGCCGCCCGTCCTCCTCACCCTCGCCGTGGACGCCATCTTCCTGAACGAACGGGCGTTCAGCATCTGGCTCGTCCCCGATTCGTGGCTCCCGGCGACGCGAACGGGCCAACTCTACCTGTCGACCGGTCTCATCGCGTTCGCCTTCTTCGGCGGCGCGGCGTTCCACTGGACGCGCAACTGGGGCTGGAACTCCTTCGCCCAGCACATCCAGCACGCCGTCCGAACCGACACGTACGACAAGATGCAGCGGCTCAACATGGACTTCTTCGCCGACAAACAGACCGGCGAGATGATGTCCATCCTCTCGAACGACGTCAACCGCCTCGAACGATTCCTCAACGACGGGATGAACTCCGCGTTCCGTCTGGCCGTGATGGTCGTCGGCATCGCCGCTATCCTCCTCTACTGGAACTGGCAACTCGCCGTCGTCACCCTCGTCGTCGTCCCCCTCATCGGCTACTTCACCTACCGGTTCATCCAGACCATCCAGCCGAAGTACGCCGACGTCCGCTCCTCCGTCGGCCGCGTCAACTCTCGACTGGAGAACAACCTCGGCGGCATCCAGGTCATCA from the Halogeometricum rufum genome contains:
- a CDS encoding DUF192 domain-containing protein; translation: MAALRYSLGSVALAVFVVASVTALFVAFNPTALPGGGEYDRTTVTIASEGEVVTEVEVRVADTYEKRYTGLSDTESLGPNEGMLFVHDDESQYAYVMRDMDFPLDILFVAENGTVTRIHHAELEPNASEGGLTRYRGVGKYVLEVPYGYTNETGVEEGDTVRIGDY
- a CDS encoding DUF7538 family protein, whose amino-acid sequence is MSDDADTAALAELDGWRTEGFAARVHYRGADDRYSIEYYAPSECVLYWKVKGDGETAVPVGRDTVPGPLRTRIREDLSEAGIDPDVESRHL